From the genome of Rhododendron vialii isolate Sample 1 chromosome 10a, ASM3025357v1:
ctcttctctctcttcttttctgaaaAATTTGCACTGTCGTGCATtgttgaaaaaggaaagaaaatatattttaacaAAGGATAGTTAAAAtaaatagttatttttttagtattgaaagATATGTGaatggataaaaagaaaaatgtgcacTATTCACCAACATTTTTTGCTAACAACTGGAATGCTCAAACGTGTTAGCTAGTGTTGCAAAGTAATTTTCAATTTGACACGAGAAAATTACTTATGTAGTACCTTTCTGTCTTTTTTCacttgcttttattttttattatgtttccaTTTGATTTGATCCTGGTTGATCACTTCAACATTAAATGACAAAATTTCAAAGTCGAATAATAAACAAAGATAAGATATTATATGAAGTGCATACatacaaaattgcaaaaaaataaaacgtgAAAATCATTTGTGGACCCGTCTTGAGTTCACTTTGATGATCCAAATTGTTCATGTTTTAGAGCTTAGTGGTAATGTCAATTACACTAAAAATTATGTTGATTGGATATCGGTTGACATATATAGTTTCGGAATGCATTTATCTGAAAATAAAATAGGAACACCGGATTTAACTTATATCAAGATAAAGATGCTCGGAAATCATATCAAGTGGTACCTAATCATGATTCTTgatgaaatctaaaaagtaaatagTTTGGATCATCGAGGTGATTTGAAAATAGCCCAAAAACAGACAAACTAGACCACCCATCTCCTTTTATTTTCAAGGCGTCAATGTACCTTTTTCCAgttgagtttttttcttttatcccctaaactatCCACATTGTTTCTACTTCGTTCTTAAACTATGTAAACAACAATTTGGGCCCCTCCAGCTTTCTGTTTTGCAATCTATTTCATCCAAAATAATATAGAATTTGATGAAATTTTACCTTAAATTGGACGAAATAGATTGCAATGAGAAAGTTTAGAAAAAATTTTGTTATTGGATGAAATAAATTTTACCTAAAATTGGACGAGTAGACAAAATGTGTATAGTTAGACATAgaagccacaaaaaaaaaacacttttttgtGTAGGTGATAAAGTCATTGGATGGAATAATAATAACttcgtttataaaaaaaatcacaacctACCGTGATTCTGTAATTGGaaccccaaaaaagaagaataaattcAGTGATTCCGTCTGCGATGCATCATACATGTTAATCTTTATGTAATCTTGCAGAAAGTCTGCGTCCACCGCTCATGTTTCACCGCTTTTAATTTTATCGTCCAAAGCAGTTCaatttttataaacttttcTTAGGAAAGAGTTTAAAATTTGAACAAGACGAACTGTGAAATGCGGTAGGCATAGCACCATTGTTAATCTTGTCCCTAAATCCAAATTGGGtcataaaaacttattttcatAATATAATTTCAAGAGGCACAGCTTCCTAGTGGAGAGTTTATTCAGATTTTTCTTTATTCGAAATCCGGAAACTCAAAATGTACACTACGGGTTCGAACCAACAGAGCTGTTCACACTAGCACCGCCGCCGTAGTTCGGCGGAGGCAGCGCCGACACGGACCCGGCGGCATCGCAGTAACCGCGGAGGATTCCGCCTTCTTCCGCGGTGAAGCCGAGGGAGCCGAGCATAGCCGGCCAGCACTGGTCCTCGATGGTTCGGATGGCGTCGCAACAGCTGGGGCCCAGGTAAGTCTCGCCGTTGAGGAAAAACAGGACCAACTCGTTCGTGCAGGACTGGAGCTGGGACAACGAGTCCCAGCACCTTTTCGA
Proteins encoded in this window:
- the LOC131303104 gene encoding egg cell-secreted protein 1.1-like — its product is MGTLWSWYHKQPDHGYTRIVYANGGEEGSKRCWDSLSQLQSCTNELVLFFLNGETYLGPSCCDAIRTIEDQCWPAMLGSLGFTAEEGGILRGYCDAAGSVSALPPPNYGGGASVNSSVGSNP